The following are encoded together in the Pedobacter steynii genome:
- a CDS encoding c-type cytochrome domain-containing protein has translation MMLLSISDLIGRLHPILVHLPIGILLMGCLFQLLSRYPKFSGIKTAIPLIYLFGFFGAVFSCVSGYLLSQSGDYDGGLVGIHQWLGIGTALFSLFSYFMVQKAIREVILNIAAVGLLLLITVTGHYGGSLTHGSDYLTVALADSPAKGGAAIPPVANVQQAMVYTHMVQPLLKNRCYSCHGSEKQKGKLRLDNREFMLKGGEEGKALVPGSAEESALIKRLLLPISNEDHMPPKEKPQLSAQELALLEWWIKEGADINKKVQDLKQNEKIKPVLLSFQTGAKKEAVKILEIPEKEVGKADTKVIANLKAAGVVVIPVTNNSNYLSVSFVTAKPSADLLVLLKSLSAQLIWLNLANTNLDDKGMEVIAGLKNLVRINLTQTRITDKGLSLLKAINTLQYLNLTGTKITTKGLIALKGLKELRQVYLYQSSVNKMEEQELKKSFPKTVLDFGGYQVPTLAKDTTEVKP, from the coding sequence ATGATGCTTTTATCTATATCAGACCTTATCGGGAGACTTCATCCCATATTGGTACACCTTCCAATAGGAATTTTATTAATGGGCTGTTTGTTTCAACTGCTCAGCAGATACCCTAAATTCTCGGGAATAAAAACCGCAATTCCTTTGATTTACCTTTTTGGTTTTTTTGGAGCGGTATTTTCTTGTGTGAGTGGTTATCTTTTATCTCAGAGCGGAGATTATGATGGTGGTCTTGTAGGGATTCACCAATGGCTGGGGATCGGTACAGCACTCTTTTCTCTGTTTTCATATTTCATGGTTCAAAAAGCTATTCGGGAAGTTATCTTAAATATAGCGGCTGTAGGATTATTGTTACTGATTACGGTGACAGGACATTATGGGGGCTCTTTGACTCATGGTTCTGATTATCTGACAGTAGCATTGGCAGATAGCCCGGCAAAAGGAGGGGCCGCAATCCCTCCGGTAGCAAACGTACAACAGGCGATGGTCTATACACATATGGTTCAGCCCTTGCTGAAAAACCGGTGCTACAGTTGCCATGGCAGTGAAAAACAAAAGGGAAAGCTTCGGTTGGATAACCGTGAATTTATGCTGAAAGGTGGAGAAGAGGGAAAGGCACTGGTCCCTGGAAGTGCGGAAGAAAGCGCGCTGATCAAAAGGCTGCTGTTACCGATCAGTAATGAAGACCACATGCCGCCAAAAGAAAAGCCGCAGCTTTCGGCTCAGGAGCTGGCTCTATTGGAATGGTGGATCAAAGAGGGCGCAGATATTAATAAAAAAGTACAGGACCTGAAACAAAATGAAAAGATTAAGCCTGTATTGCTGAGTTTTCAGACAGGAGCGAAGAAAGAAGCGGTAAAGATTTTGGAAATTCCCGAAAAAGAAGTGGGCAAAGCCGATACTAAAGTGATTGCAAATCTGAAAGCTGCTGGAGTGGTGGTGATTCCGGTAACAAACAATAGTAATTATCTATCGGTCAGTTTTGTAACAGCCAAACCATCTGCCGATTTATTAGTGCTGCTGAAATCTTTAAGTGCACAACTGATCTGGTTAAATCTGGCCAATACGAATCTGGATGATAAAGGAATGGAGGTAATCGCAGGATTAAAAAACCTGGTCAGGATTAATTTGACCCAAACACGGATTACCGACAAAGGATTGTCTCTGTTGAAAGCAATAAATACCTTGCAATATCTAAACCTGACAGGCACGAAAATAACGACAAAAGGATTGATTGCTTTGAAAGGTTTAAAGGAGCTTCGGCAAGTTTATTTATACCAATCTTCAGTAAATAAGATGGAGGAACAGGAACTGAAGAAAAGTTTTCCAAAAACTGTTCTTGACTTTGGAGGGTATCAGGTACCTACACTGGCCAAAGACACGACAGAAGTAAAACCATAA
- a CDS encoding acyltransferase: MTNIKVTINWLDLLKVIAVFMVIVAHANDCIILNQDGNFNFEWGTYIGSLYRFAVPLFVLISGVLLLPTKLNLLEFYKKRLWRILPALLFWGMAYVLFDGIILNPKTWDKIFMDIVRLPLSFGDASPHLWYLYMLVGLYLIIPLISPWVAKATKRELEMVLGIFIFSTFIPYLKFLTGLAFGVCDWNEFHSFYYLSGFIGYLLMGYYLYTYLPGWSIKAKRWTGMFLFLTGYGITYYLTISVPFSIPNIEMVWYYCSPNVLLEAVGIFMLLEGITIKEGFFLKMINAIAHYSFGIFLVHYFFIGPVFRYMAVHFGLHPGLNVLVSATLTLMIAFVITWLLARLKLTRKLVS; the protein is encoded by the coding sequence ATGACGAATATTAAAGTAACAATTAACTGGCTAGATTTATTAAAAGTAATCGCTGTATTTATGGTGATTGTAGCACATGCAAATGATTGCATTATCCTAAATCAGGACGGTAATTTTAATTTTGAATGGGGCACTTATATCGGCTCTTTATATCGTTTTGCGGTTCCTTTGTTTGTGTTGATATCGGGAGTACTGTTACTGCCTACAAAGCTGAATCTATTGGAGTTTTATAAAAAACGCCTCTGGCGGATCCTCCCTGCACTACTTTTTTGGGGTATGGCATATGTTTTGTTCGATGGGATCATTCTGAACCCTAAAACCTGGGATAAAATATTCATGGATATCGTCAGACTTCCATTGAGCTTTGGAGATGCTTCCCCCCACCTTTGGTATTTATACATGTTGGTAGGATTATACCTGATCATTCCACTCATTTCTCCATGGGTAGCTAAAGCGACAAAAAGAGAACTGGAAATGGTATTGGGCATCTTTATTTTCTCCACTTTCATTCCGTATCTGAAGTTTCTGACGGGCCTGGCATTTGGAGTCTGTGACTGGAATGAATTTCACTCCTTTTATTATCTGTCTGGTTTTATAGGATACTTATTAATGGGGTATTACCTGTATACTTATTTGCCGGGATGGAGCATTAAAGCAAAAAGATGGACTGGTATGTTTCTGTTTCTAACAGGATATGGAATAACCTATTATCTGACGATCAGTGTACCTTTCTCCATTCCCAACATTGAAATGGTATGGTATTACTGCTCTCCTAATGTTCTTTTAGAAGCTGTCGGTATATTTATGCTACTAGAAGGAATAACGATTAAAGAAGGTTTTTTCTTAAAGATGATCAATGCCATTGCACATTACTCTTTTGGAATTTTTCTCGTTCATTATTTTTTTATTGGGCCAGTTTTCAGATATATGGCAGTTCACTTTGGCCTGCATCCGGGATTAAATGTATTGGTATCTGCCACATTAACGTTAATGATTGCTTTCGTGATAACCTGGCTTCTTGCGCGCCTTAAGCTGACCCGGAAATTAGTGAGTTAA
- a CDS encoding lipocalin-like domain-containing protein: MNLKISALLVTSVLLPALKFLNNEQPKNVPIKGTWQLVSGITIQKGDTTFTDYRKGMKQIKIINDTHFAFLNHDLKMGKDTASIFVAGGGRYTLKGDEYTEHLEYCNYREWENKTFVFKVKLKNDTLTQQGIEKDEKIGVDREIIEKYIKLKD; this comes from the coding sequence ATGAATTTAAAAATTAGCGCTCTGTTAGTGACTTCTGTTTTGCTTCCAGCTTTAAAATTTCTGAATAATGAGCAACCCAAAAATGTTCCTATTAAAGGAACCTGGCAGCTGGTATCGGGAATTACGATTCAAAAGGGAGATACTACCTTTACTGATTACAGAAAAGGTATGAAGCAGATAAAGATTATCAATGATACCCATTTTGCTTTTCTTAACCACGATTTGAAGATGGGAAAGGATACTGCTTCGATTTTTGTTGCCGGGGGAGGGAGGTATACTTTAAAAGGAGATGAATATACCGAGCACCTGGAATATTGTAATTACAGGGAATGGGAGAATAAGACTTTTGTATTCAAAGTAAAGTTAAAAAATGATACCTTGACTCAGCAGGGAATAGAGAAAGATGAGAAAATTGGGGTGGACAGGGAAATCATTGAAAAATATATTAAATTAAAGGATTAA
- a CDS encoding helix-turn-helix domain-containing protein, whose product MTRKPHLGKNVSRIRTAREMKQETLAKALGVSQQAVSRMEQRAVIGDDSLKKIAEILEVSLATIKACDENFILSHIMSDQNHNYNLQRILRLIKKILGANYEK is encoded by the coding sequence ATGACAAGGAAACCTCATTTGGGAAAGAACGTAAGCCGCATCCGTACAGCTCGTGAAATGAAACAGGAAACATTAGCTAAGGCTCTGGGAGTAAGTCAGCAGGCAGTATCAAGAATGGAACAGAGAGCTGTGATCGGAGACGATTCATTAAAAAAAATTGCTGAAATCCTTGAGGTATCTTTGGCCACCATAAAGGCCTGTGACGAGAATTTTATCCTGTCTCATATCATGTCAGATCAGAACCATAACTACAACCTCCAACGGATACTGAGGCTGATCAAAAAGATACTGGGAGCAAATTACGAAAAATAA
- a CDS encoding winged helix DNA-binding domain-containing protein — protein sequence MMKPRDISSIRLINQQIETSSFTCGKELVSWMGAMQAQDYAMASWGIGLRIPGFTEKKVQAEIDQGRILRTHLLRPTWHFVAADDIWWMLELTASHVKTKSRSRFKELGLSPEICQKSNRIIEKAFSKNKYLTREELHAEIENNKLSIDKDRLTYLIFWAELEGILCSGIKRDKNQTYAILGDRVPKPSSLSRDEALAKLAFTYFSSHCPASLADFSWWSGLSVTDAKRAMEIIRPKFIFETIADQQYWFPENFSTPFPKNSSVHLLPAFDEFLISYKDRTAAFPLGHHPKAFTINGIFHPVIVVNGQVKGIWKRTIKKDKVYFEPFFFNPVPQKTLDLTKKAAINFAEFLDKKIEILNQDKFDEKR from the coding sequence ATGATGAAGCCAAGGGATATTTCTAGTATCAGGTTAATTAACCAGCAAATTGAAACAAGTAGCTTTACCTGTGGAAAAGAGCTGGTATCCTGGATGGGAGCCATGCAGGCACAAGATTATGCAATGGCCAGCTGGGGAATCGGATTAAGAATCCCTGGTTTTACAGAAAAAAAGGTTCAGGCAGAAATTGATCAGGGGAGAATTCTAAGAACTCACCTGCTGCGGCCAACCTGGCATTTTGTGGCGGCGGATGATATCTGGTGGATGCTGGAACTCACTGCTTCTCATGTAAAGACAAAGTCCAGATCCAGGTTTAAAGAACTTGGCTTAAGTCCCGAGATCTGCCAGAAAAGTAACCGGATTATAGAAAAGGCTTTTTCAAAAAATAAATACTTAACCAGAGAAGAACTACATGCTGAAATTGAAAACAATAAGCTAAGCATCGATAAGGATCGTTTGACTTACCTTATCTTTTGGGCAGAATTAGAAGGGATTTTATGTAGCGGAATAAAAAGAGATAAAAATCAAACTTACGCGATTCTCGGGGACCGGGTGCCTAAACCCAGTTCTTTATCGAGGGATGAAGCATTGGCGAAACTGGCATTTACCTATTTTTCGAGTCATTGTCCGGCGAGCCTTGCCGATTTTTCCTGGTGGTCGGGATTGTCTGTTACAGATGCAAAAAGAGCGATGGAAATAATCCGTCCAAAATTTATCTTTGAAACAATTGCCGATCAGCAATATTGGTTTCCGGAAAACTTTTCTACGCCCTTCCCTAAAAATTCTTCTGTGCATTTGCTGCCGGCTTTTGATGAATTTCTCATCAGCTATAAAGATAGAACTGCTGCATTTCCTCTGGGACATCACCCTAAAGCATTCACCATTAATGGAATTTTTCATCCTGTTATTGTTGTAAACGGGCAGGTTAAAGGGATATGGAAGAGAACAATAAAGAAAGATAAAGTTTACTTCGAACCTTTCTTTTTTAATCCGGTACCGCAAAAAACTTTAGACTTAACAAAGAAAGCTGCCATAAATTTTGCTGAATTTCTGGATAAAAAAATAGAAATTTTAAATCAGGATAAATTTGATGAAAAAAGATAG
- a CDS encoding Lrp/AsnC family transcriptional regulator, whose translation MIIENNISLDKIDLSILRLMQENSRISNVHMAKELEMAPSAVLERVKKLEQKNVITQYTARINPVAVDLKLLAFISMKASHSLGCTDTANELAKIEEVQEVHIIAGDDCYLVKVRTTDSASLMALMRNSFSKIPNILSIRTTIVLETVKEAQQLVIPDK comes from the coding sequence ATGATAATCGAAAACAACATCAGTTTAGATAAGATTGACCTGTCCATTTTAAGGTTGATGCAGGAAAACTCAAGAATCTCTAATGTTCACATGGCAAAAGAACTGGAGATGGCTCCATCTGCGGTTCTGGAACGGGTAAAAAAATTAGAACAGAAAAATGTAATTACTCAATACACAGCGAGAATCAATCCGGTTGCCGTTGATCTGAAACTACTGGCCTTCATTTCGATGAAAGCATCACACAGTTTAGGTTGCACAGATACTGCCAATGAGCTTGCTAAAATTGAAGAAGTCCAGGAAGTTCATATTATTGCCGGTGATGACTGTTACCTGGTAAAAGTCCGGACTACTGACTCAGCCTCTTTGATGGCTTTAATGCGTAATTCATTCAGTAAGATCCCCAATATACTTTCTATTCGAACTACTATTGTACTGGAAACAGTAAAAGAAGCACAACAATTAGTCATCCCAGATAAATAA
- a CDS encoding alpha-L-fucosidase, producing MNHIRKTIICIFLCFLSYSFSFAQDIDRWDKEVNAKENPNTLWFKNAKFGLFIHWGLYSKLAGVWKDKDYYGSGEWLMNQAKIPATEYAKVASSFNPVKFNAQKWADLAKDAGIRYLVITAKHHEGFAMYDSKVSDFNIVKASPYGKDPMKALADATRKRGIEFGFYYSQFLDWHEPNGGGNKWDFKEADKDYLKYYKEKSIPQLKELLTNYGNLGIVWFDMPGGLNKEQTQKLVDEMHALQPKSLFSSRVGQGLGDYRTFGDSEVPATPIKGAWESIYTHNDSWGYISHDMNFKSPAEIIHLLANVASKGGNLMLNVGPDGEGKIPYYSEKFLRATGVWLKANGESIYESTYGPIPAQPWGVSTSKPGRLFLHVLYPPGNGKIIVPGINSTITKVYRLTDNAPLKYSLKDQILSVDMPHSPDQYNTVIAVEYKGILNDGYLNNIPTVSDQYEANILEVANANTSGAAKMETLTYSHYFGDWKHIPCILHMTKPEDQVEFKFNITASGDYKILLEYSCSEENAKQEGIMEFAHKTYKFQTLRTSEYSSGKPLLFIKHPVAIVSVAKTGIYTIKISPETNAKELFKLKSVILQPVL from the coding sequence ATGAACCATATCAGAAAAACCATTATTTGCATTTTTTTATGCTTTTTGTCCTATAGCTTTTCATTTGCACAGGATATTGACAGATGGGACAAAGAGGTAAATGCAAAGGAAAATCCAAATACCCTTTGGTTTAAGAATGCCAAGTTTGGCCTATTTATTCATTGGGGACTATATTCAAAGCTGGCTGGTGTATGGAAAGATAAAGATTATTATGGTAGTGGAGAGTGGCTGATGAATCAGGCAAAAATCCCTGCCACAGAATATGCAAAGGTTGCTTCCAGTTTTAATCCGGTTAAGTTTAATGCTCAGAAATGGGCAGACCTGGCGAAAGATGCCGGAATCCGTTATCTGGTGATCACCGCAAAACATCATGAAGGATTTGCGATGTATGACTCTAAAGTCAGTGATTTCAATATCGTAAAAGCCTCTCCTTATGGCAAAGATCCCATGAAAGCCCTGGCAGATGCTACCAGAAAAAGAGGCATTGAATTTGGTTTTTATTATTCTCAGTTTCTAGACTGGCATGAGCCTAATGGAGGAGGTAACAAATGGGATTTCAAAGAGGCAGATAAAGACTATCTAAAATATTATAAGGAAAAATCGATCCCGCAACTCAAAGAATTATTAACCAATTATGGCAATCTTGGCATAGTCTGGTTTGATATGCCTGGTGGATTAAATAAAGAACAGACTCAGAAACTGGTAGACGAAATGCATGCTCTTCAGCCTAAAAGTTTGTTTAGCAGCCGCGTTGGGCAGGGATTAGGCGACTACCGGACTTTTGGGGATTCGGAAGTTCCTGCAACTCCAATTAAGGGTGCCTGGGAATCCATCTATACCCATAATGACTCCTGGGGTTACATCAGTCATGATATGAATTTCAAATCACCTGCTGAAATCATTCACCTGTTGGCAAATGTGGCTTCTAAAGGTGGAAATCTGATGCTTAATGTAGGTCCGGATGGAGAAGGAAAAATCCCCTATTATTCAGAAAAATTTCTCAGGGCAACCGGTGTCTGGTTAAAAGCTAACGGAGAAAGCATATACGAAAGTACCTACGGGCCCATTCCAGCGCAGCCCTGGGGTGTCAGCACTTCTAAACCTGGAAGATTATTTCTTCATGTTCTTTATCCCCCAGGAAATGGCAAAATCATTGTGCCAGGCATAAACAGCACCATTACTAAAGTTTACCGGCTCACCGATAATGCTCCTTTAAAATATTCCCTGAAAGATCAGATCCTTAGCGTCGACATGCCGCATTCCCCAGACCAGTACAATACTGTGATTGCGGTAGAGTATAAAGGAATATTGAATGATGGCTATCTAAACAATATCCCAACGGTTTCCGATCAATATGAAGCGAATATTCTGGAGGTGGCTAATGCCAACACCAGTGGAGCTGCAAAAATGGAAACCCTTACTTACAGTCATTATTTCGGAGACTGGAAACATATTCCCTGCATCCTCCATATGACCAAACCTGAGGATCAGGTAGAATTTAAATTTAACATTACAGCATCTGGCGACTATAAAATTCTATTGGAATACTCCTGTTCCGAAGAAAATGCAAAACAGGAAGGAATTATGGAATTTGCCCATAAAACATACAAATTTCAAACCCTGAGAACTTCCGAATACAGTTCGGGAAAACCATTATTATTTATTAAACACCCTGTAGCTATTGTATCTGTGGCCAAAACAGGGATTTATACAATAAAAATAAGTCCGGAAACAAATGCGAAAGAATTATTCAAATTAAAGTCTGTGATTCTGCAACCTGTTTTATAA
- a CDS encoding sugar phosphate isomerase/epimerase family protein, giving the protein MHQNRRNFIKTTATATAAGIFSPLTELIAKNTIDVKAAIGYELLFMATDWGFSGSTDDFCREAKKEGYEGVEVWWPADNTAAQQLLYDALKKHQLQVGFLCGAGQPKAKPHLETFMKNLDAALNSTQKPVYINCHSGKDYFSYDENKAIIDYTTKKSKESGIPVYHETHRGRMLYSAPVARQFIEKNPELRLTLDISHWCNVHESLLADQQETIDLALERVSHIHSRIGHPQGPQVNDPRAPEWENALQAHLAWWDKVIARKKRNGERMTILTEFGPADYMPTLPFTRQPVADQWGINVYMMNLLRKRYQ; this is encoded by the coding sequence ATGCACCAAAACCGAAGGAATTTTATTAAAACTACTGCCACCGCTACTGCTGCGGGAATATTTAGCCCGCTTACGGAGCTGATTGCGAAGAATACTATTGATGTTAAAGCTGCTATAGGTTATGAATTGCTGTTTATGGCTACCGACTGGGGCTTCAGCGGTAGTACTGACGACTTCTGCCGGGAGGCAAAAAAGGAGGGGTACGAAGGAGTTGAGGTATGGTGGCCTGCGGACAATACTGCCGCACAGCAATTGTTATATGATGCTTTAAAAAAGCATCAGCTACAGGTCGGTTTTCTTTGCGGCGCTGGTCAGCCTAAAGCAAAACCTCACCTGGAAACGTTTATGAAAAACCTGGATGCTGCATTAAACAGTACCCAAAAGCCTGTTTATATCAACTGTCATTCGGGAAAGGATTATTTCAGTTACGACGAAAATAAAGCGATTATTGACTATACTACTAAGAAATCCAAAGAAAGTGGGATTCCCGTTTATCATGAGACCCATCGTGGACGTATGTTATATTCAGCACCTGTAGCACGTCAGTTTATAGAGAAGAATCCGGAGCTACGTCTCACCCTGGACATTTCACATTGGTGCAACGTGCATGAAAGTTTATTGGCAGACCAACAGGAAACGATTGATCTGGCATTGGAAAGAGTCTCTCATATTCATTCCAGAATTGGACATCCTCAGGGACCACAGGTAAATGATCCAAGAGCCCCGGAATGGGAAAATGCACTCCAGGCACATCTGGCATGGTGGGATAAGGTAATTGCCCGTAAAAAGAGAAACGGAGAGAGGATGACGATTCTGACCGAATTTGGTCCGGCAGATTATATGCCAACGCTCCCGTTTACGCGTCAGCCAGTCGCCGATCAATGGGGGATAAATGTGTATATGATGAATCTATTGCGTAAACGTTATCAATAA
- a CDS encoding MFS transporter yields the protein MTTLTKEKSALTYLLSAPVIVASLGYFVDIYDLLLFGIVRIPSLTELGLDEAARSIEGASILNWQMTGLLLGGVLWGVLGDKKGRLSVLFGSIITYSIANFACGFVHDVFIYKVLRFIAGIGLAGELGAGITLVSESLPKRLRALGTSLVAGVGVLGAVVGYFTVELFSWRNAYFIGGGMGILLLFLRIGVFESGMFHAMKAKEQLSKGNFFSFFTRKSRLILYLKCIGVGLPTWFVIGILATFSNEIGKALHISEVIKPGLAVMWCYVGLAAGDLVSGLLSYWLESRRKAVALLMLFAAIGTLIFLYAGIRTSTGLYLMCLWTGFGIGYWAMFVTIGAEQFGTNVRATAATTIPNMVRGTVVLMTTLYTFLKPQVLELYAAGIVGLICFGIGFYCIKTIPETHHKDLDFVED from the coding sequence ATGACCACCTTAACCAAAGAAAAAAGTGCACTGACATATTTGCTGAGTGCACCTGTGATTGTAGCTTCCCTGGGCTATTTTGTCGACATTTATGATCTCCTTTTGTTTGGAATTGTACGAATCCCCAGCTTAACAGAGTTAGGTCTTGACGAAGCTGCACGTTCCATAGAAGGAGCAAGTATCCTCAATTGGCAAATGACTGGCTTGCTGCTAGGAGGCGTGTTATGGGGTGTATTAGGTGATAAAAAAGGGCGGCTTTCTGTACTTTTTGGTTCGATCATTACTTACTCCATCGCAAATTTTGCCTGCGGTTTTGTACATGACGTTTTTATTTATAAGGTTTTACGTTTTATTGCAGGCATTGGCCTGGCTGGGGAGTTGGGGGCCGGAATTACCTTGGTTTCCGAGAGCTTGCCAAAGCGTTTACGGGCATTAGGTACTTCATTGGTTGCGGGAGTTGGGGTGCTCGGCGCAGTGGTCGGCTACTTTACAGTGGAGTTGTTTAGCTGGAGAAATGCTTATTTCATCGGTGGGGGCATGGGAATCCTCTTGTTGTTCTTAAGGATCGGTGTGTTTGAATCCGGAATGTTCCATGCGATGAAGGCAAAAGAACAGCTGAGTAAGGGGAATTTCTTTTCTTTTTTTACCAGGAAGAGCCGGTTGATCCTATACCTGAAATGCATTGGCGTTGGACTTCCCACCTGGTTTGTAATTGGAATTCTAGCCACATTTAGCAATGAAATTGGAAAAGCATTACACATCTCTGAAGTGATTAAACCCGGTCTGGCGGTAATGTGGTGTTATGTTGGTCTGGCAGCAGGAGACCTGGTGAGTGGCTTATTGAGTTATTGGCTGGAATCACGGCGTAAGGCAGTCGCTTTACTGATGTTATTTGCAGCTATTGGAACACTGATCTTTTTATATGCCGGAATTAGAACCTCTACAGGGTTATATCTCATGTGTCTCTGGACCGGCTTCGGAATCGGATATTGGGCCATGTTTGTCACCATTGGAGCAGAGCAGTTCGGTACGAATGTACGTGCAACAGCAGCGACTACCATTCCAAATATGGTAAGGGGCACTGTGGTCTTAATGACTACACTTTACACCTTTTTAAAACCACAGGTGCTGGAACTTTATGCGGCAGGCATCGTTGGCCTCATCTGTTTTGGAATTGGCTTTTATTGCATTAAAACAATTCCTGAAACACACCATAAAGACCTGGATTTTGTGGAAGATTGA
- a CDS encoding EamA family transporter yields MAHANKTASPLLVYLAFATVYVVWGSTYFFIQKALAGFPPFILGTFRFLVAGALLLSWCRFKGEKIFDKQNIKYAAISGFLMLGVGNGIVIWVEQYIPSGLVAIMVASAAIWFVILDKPKWKENLGSKSTIAGLIIGFIGVILLFGEQLIHALNTSQSTTQILAMVLLIIGPVAWAGGSLFSKYKSDPNSSVAVNTSWQMLAAGVAFFPGSLLNSEFNNFHWNSIPLDAWLSIGYLIIFGSIAAFSAYVWLLSVRPATQVSTYAYVNPVVAVLLSICFTNEKVTLIQILGLVVILASVLLINLVKYRSSTKPAAIKTELQVDKT; encoded by the coding sequence ATGGCACACGCAAATAAAACCGCTTCCCCACTTCTTGTTTACCTGGCTTTTGCCACAGTTTATGTGGTATGGGGCTCTACTTACTTCTTCATCCAAAAGGCCCTTGCAGGCTTCCCTCCATTTATTCTGGGGACTTTTCGTTTCCTGGTTGCCGGAGCCTTACTCCTATCGTGGTGTCGTTTTAAGGGAGAAAAAATTTTCGATAAGCAGAATATAAAATACGCTGCGATAAGTGGTTTTCTAATGCTCGGTGTCGGGAATGGTATCGTCATCTGGGTTGAGCAGTATATTCCAAGTGGCCTGGTTGCCATTATGGTCGCATCAGCCGCCATCTGGTTCGTAATTCTGGATAAACCTAAATGGAAAGAGAATCTCGGTAGCAAATCGACAATTGCCGGTCTCATTATTGGATTTATCGGGGTCATTTTACTATTCGGTGAACAGCTGATTCATGCCTTGAATACCAGTCAGAGTACCACGCAGATTTTAGCGATGGTCTTATTAATTATTGGTCCGGTTGCCTGGGCCGGCGGATCTTTATTCTCTAAATACAAATCTGATCCAAACAGTTCGGTAGCAGTAAATACCTCCTGGCAGATGCTTGCCGCCGGGGTCGCATTTTTCCCGGGGAGTTTACTCAATTCAGAATTCAATAACTTCCATTGGAATAGCATCCCATTAGATGCCTGGTTATCTATTGGCTATCTCATTATCTTCGGGTCCATTGCCGCTTTTAGTGCTTACGTATGGTTGTTGAGCGTTCGTCCTGCAACACAGGTAAGTACCTACGCTTATGTGAATCCCGTAGTAGCAGTGCTACTGAGTATATGCTTTACCAATGAGAAGGTGACCTTAATTCAGATTTTAGGATTGGTAGTTATCCTGGCAAGTGTGCTTCTCATTAACCTGGTCAAATACAGGAGTAGCACAAAACCCGCAGCTATAAAAACAGAATTACAGGTTGATAAAACTTAA
- a CDS encoding GreA/GreB family elongation factor — MNTTSLKIDNTPIILSTGIFDLLKDHIRRRKLSRFNEEKLKLELRYARQVLRKELPEEVVTVNRRVRVKELESGKEFTYKLVAPGKARDKHKTLSILSPIGVAMLGYMKGAKLQWEMSDGIKAYQIEEVTELN, encoded by the coding sequence ATGAACACAACATCATTAAAAATAGACAATACACCAATTATATTATCAACAGGAATTTTTGATTTGTTAAAAGACCATATCAGAAGAAGAAAGTTAAGCAGGTTCAATGAGGAAAAACTGAAACTGGAGCTTCGTTATGCAAGACAGGTACTAAGAAAAGAATTGCCTGAGGAGGTCGTGACTGTAAACCGTCGGGTTCGCGTAAAGGAATTGGAATCCGGAAAGGAATTTACCTATAAACTGGTTGCTCCGGGAAAAGCAAGAGATAAGCATAAGACCTTATCTATTTTATCACCTATAGGCGTGGCAATGTTGGGTTATATGAAAGGAGCTAAATTGCAATGGGAAATGTCTGATGGGATAAAAGCATATCAGATAGAAGAGGTGACCGAACTAAATTAA